From a single Lewinella sp. LCG006 genomic region:
- a CDS encoding helix-turn-helix domain-containing protein produces MQETMIDITTKSIRPAAFTFNIQRMEDIHDQAQGKTDVAHSHDYYTVIWIQKGKGEHLIDFNRYPLAVNEVFFVSPRQVHQLIPYEKPYGWVITFSRDFLVHNHINEDFITEMNLFGHFDERPPLKLPTAIAERAQVLLSYLQEVYLSEGPYRIASMSAYLKLFLIDCHAQCQLPEPLPGSDQGGSTLLREFKKLITEHFREQHQVQEYAQQLHISAKYLNQIVKSLLGKTAKELIQEKIILNAKRSLRFTDHSIKEIAYELGFQDPLYFSSFFRKCTGESPSGFRRGDIVS; encoded by the coding sequence TTGCAGGAAACGATGATCGACATCACCACCAAAAGCATAAGACCGGCAGCCTTTACCTTCAACATCCAGCGGATGGAAGACATCCACGACCAGGCTCAGGGAAAGACCGATGTAGCACACAGCCACGATTACTATACGGTTATCTGGATACAAAAAGGGAAAGGTGAGCATCTCATAGATTTTAATCGTTACCCCCTGGCGGTAAACGAGGTGTTTTTTGTGTCGCCTCGGCAGGTGCATCAACTTATTCCTTACGAAAAGCCGTATGGCTGGGTCATCACCTTTTCTCGCGACTTTTTGGTACATAACCATATCAACGAGGACTTCATCACCGAAATGAACCTCTTTGGGCATTTTGATGAACGACCACCGCTAAAGTTGCCCACTGCTATAGCAGAACGTGCGCAAGTACTTCTCTCCTACTTGCAGGAAGTCTATTTGTCGGAAGGGCCTTACCGCATAGCAAGCATGAGTGCTTATCTAAAACTTTTCCTCATTGATTGTCATGCCCAATGCCAACTGCCTGAGCCACTACCAGGAAGCGACCAGGGAGGCAGCACCCTTTTGCGGGAATTTAAAAAACTGATTACCGAACACTTCCGGGAGCAACACCAGGTACAGGAATACGCCCAGCAACTACACATATCTGCTAAGTATCTCAACCAAATTGTAAAAAGCTTGCTGGGCAAAACCGCTAAAGAGCTGATTCAAGAAAAGATCATCCTGAATGCGAAACGAAGCCTACGTTTTACGGATCATAGTATCAAGGAAATTGCTTACGAACTAGGGTTCCAGGATCCGCTTTATTTCAGCAGCTTTTTCAGGAAGTGTACGGGAGAGTCACCGAGTGGGTTTAGGAGGGGGGATATAGTATCGTAG
- a CDS encoding bifunctional UDP-sugar hydrolase/5'-nucleotidase: protein MRRRTFLRQISATGLMIGSGLSPALALGTPETVSLTILHTNDWHSRIEPFPQDGGRNAGMGGAVRRARKIANLRKELEHVLLLDAGDIFQGTPYFNLYNGELEFKLMTEMGYDVTTIGNHDFDGGIENLALQFDQHASFGLVNSNYRLEDTPLAGKVRPYQIIEKGPLRIGILGVGIELEGLVPASLTGAATYTDPIAAANKTAAHLKLEEKCDLVVCLSHLGYRYQEEKVSDLVLAAESRNIDLILGGHTHTFLDEPVVVNNRDQQGVLVHQVGWAGILLGRIDVSFDQRRGKRCFNCANEWLA, encoded by the coding sequence ATGCGTAGAAGAACATTCCTCCGACAGATAAGTGCCACCGGACTGATGATCGGTAGTGGTCTGAGCCCCGCGCTAGCGCTGGGTACTCCCGAGACAGTTTCCTTGACGATTTTACACACCAACGACTGGCACAGCCGCATTGAGCCTTTCCCGCAAGATGGTGGTCGCAATGCGGGTATGGGTGGAGCCGTACGCCGCGCCCGTAAGATCGCGAACCTGCGCAAGGAATTAGAACACGTTTTGCTACTTGACGCTGGTGATATTTTTCAGGGAACGCCCTATTTCAACCTCTATAATGGAGAGTTGGAATTCAAACTCATGACCGAGATGGGCTACGATGTAACCACGATTGGCAACCACGATTTTGATGGAGGCATTGAGAACCTGGCGTTGCAATTTGACCAGCACGCCTCTTTTGGGCTTGTGAATAGCAATTACCGCCTTGAGGACACGCCGCTAGCAGGCAAAGTACGTCCCTATCAGATCATTGAAAAAGGGCCTTTACGCATTGGCATCTTGGGGGTAGGTATTGAACTGGAAGGCCTGGTTCCTGCCTCTCTGACGGGAGCGGCAACCTATACGGATCCGATTGCAGCAGCCAATAAGACGGCAGCGCATTTAAAACTGGAAGAAAAATGTGACCTGGTGGTATGTTTGTCGCATCTGGGGTATCGTTACCAGGAGGAGAAGGTCAGTGATCTGGTACTGGCAGCTGAAAGCCGCAACATAGATCTCATTCTGGGTGGGCACACCCATACTTTTCTGGACGAACCTGTGGTGGTCAATAATCGCGATCAGCAAGGGGTGCTCGTTCACCAGGTTGGTTGGGCTGGAATTCTTCTGGGTCGCATTGATGTAAGCTTCGATCAACGGCGAGGCAAGCGATGCTTTAATTGTGCAAATGAGTGGCTGGCATAG
- a CDS encoding 5'-nucleotidase C-terminal domain-containing protein gives MLSRNSLRFLLPLLLLISCNKYYQPASADPANYRIAAADDPTDEDPLMAIIAPYKNTLDGQMNSVIGEVSGRLYKEKPESPLGNWVADALQAETQTISKTIIDASVQNYGGLRIPELPEGPITLGKIYELMPFDNMQVIVEMSGTMTQRFFDLVAADGGWPVSKEVQFTLKGNRADRLTLGGKPIDPQATYHIALPDYIANGGGDADFLIDLPRENTGLFVRDLLIRHVKRLTEQGLPVSANSKGQRIIWGD, from the coding sequence GTGTTATCCCGAAATTCGCTCCGATTCCTACTCCCGCTGCTGCTACTCATTAGTTGCAACAAATACTATCAGCCCGCCAGTGCTGATCCTGCCAATTACCGGATAGCGGCAGCCGATGATCCGACCGATGAAGATCCCCTGATGGCCATTATTGCCCCTTATAAAAACACCCTTGACGGGCAAATGAACAGCGTCATTGGGGAGGTATCCGGCAGACTGTATAAAGAAAAACCAGAGTCTCCACTAGGCAATTGGGTTGCGGATGCCTTGCAAGCTGAAACACAGACCATTAGTAAAACCATCATTGATGCCAGTGTACAAAACTACGGCGGCTTACGAATTCCCGAACTTCCCGAAGGTCCGATTACCTTGGGAAAAATCTATGAATTGATGCCGTTTGATAATATGCAAGTTATCGTAGAAATGTCAGGTACGATGACCCAACGCTTCTTCGATCTCGTAGCAGCTGATGGTGGCTGGCCCGTGAGCAAAGAAGTACAGTTTACCCTCAAGGGAAACCGGGCAGATCGCCTTACTTTGGGTGGCAAGCCTATTGATCCTCAAGCAACCTACCATATTGCACTCCCTGACTATATTGCCAACGGTGGTGGTGATGCCGATTTTCTGATCGACCTGCCTCGGGAAAATACCGGACTATTTGTGAGGGATCTCCTGATCCGTCATGTGAAGCGACTGACCGAGCAAGGCTTACCCGTTTCAGCCAATAGCAAAGGGCAGCGAATAATTTGGGGAGATTAA
- a CDS encoding SdiA-regulated domain-containing protein — MKMDLQNSTTVTWLIVVAILVIAIGYSVFAINNKPPQMAFTVATDYTFPYKIDTKGFRTELNSTLKEISGITSINLDQVMAIQDEKGILFTVDLNSGNIVSQTPFDKDRDYEDLCLVGDHVFILERDGDLYQFHLAVPDTVQKFETSFSYRNDTEGLCFDASRNRLLIAPKEGAPDDVAELPKNIKGVYAFDLITKRVKPEPIITIAEKEIGRIIGNGGKPYNFKPSAVAVHPKTGHIYVLASVGKILIIVDPVTNQVMHVQLLDEEAFPQPEGMTFDASDNLLISSEGLLGKAASITRFTPKTIK, encoded by the coding sequence ATGAAAATGGACTTACAAAACTCTACGACTGTTACCTGGCTAATTGTTGTAGCCATATTGGTGATAGCTATAGGCTACTCGGTTTTTGCAATTAACAACAAACCTCCTCAGATGGCCTTCACCGTAGCCACTGACTATACTTTTCCCTACAAAATAGATACGAAAGGTTTTCGTACGGAACTCAATAGCACCCTCAAAGAAATTTCGGGCATTACTTCCATCAATCTGGATCAGGTGATGGCTATCCAGGACGAAAAAGGTATCCTTTTCACCGTTGATCTTAACTCAGGTAATATTGTCAGCCAAACGCCCTTTGACAAAGACCGTGACTACGAGGATCTTTGCCTGGTAGGCGACCACGTTTTCATCCTGGAACGTGATGGGGATCTCTATCAGTTTCATCTAGCTGTTCCGGATACTGTTCAGAAATTTGAGACTTCTTTTTCCTATCGCAATGATACAGAAGGCCTTTGCTTTGATGCCAGCCGCAATCGTTTGCTTATTGCCCCCAAGGAAGGTGCCCCCGATGATGTGGCGGAGCTTCCTAAAAACATAAAGGGGGTTTACGCTTTCGACCTGATCACCAAACGCGTAAAACCTGAACCGATCATCACCATCGCCGAAAAAGAAATTGGCAGAATTATTGGCAATGGCGGTAAGCCCTACAACTTCAAGCCTTCGGCCGTTGCGGTCCATCCCAAAACGGGGCATATCTATGTACTCGCCTCTGTAGGCAAAATATTAATCATTGTTGATCCCGTCACCAACCAGGTGATGCACGTGCAGCTGTTGGATGAAGAAGCCTTCCCTCAACCCGAGGGGATGACCTTTGACGCATCCGACAACCTGCTGATTTCCAGTGAAGGCTTGCTTGGCAAGGCAGCGTCCATTACTCGTTTTACCCCCAAAACCATCAAGTAG
- a CDS encoding T9SS type A sorting domain-containing protein: protein MNRNLHLIVLLGFFTTYLTAQSTVFPGDANANGIVDQYDIPQIGYAIGAIGPARIQNDDASVAQAIPQFWGDNFPTGLNLIHADADGNGAVNIFDFFTWVENFGIIHDFVTPLELSPNEIDAPSAIRWNNGAALLPMTSNGTAEIPIDFIIDNLQQVNGAAFRIKYHPPCFSSVNFSSTNNWLKADGNGISLQNTAPGEINIGMTRLGNNPVNGGGTGGTLSIIIISDMVDLLETAPDTMSTWLKIEGMQLMDGHLDPIPISVDSFEIKLYRPGVIAGAKEPLNELGARLYPNPSNGPFSVSAAHPIEELTIFDGLGRVVYYEYLLSPRKSWELPELNLEKGYYHVKIEGAQGISLLKLLQQ from the coding sequence ATGAATAGGAATCTTCACCTGATAGTATTGTTAGGTTTTTTTACGACTTACTTAACTGCTCAATCAACGGTTTTCCCTGGAGATGCCAATGCCAACGGCATCGTAGATCAATACGATATTCCACAGATTGGTTATGCTATAGGGGCTATAGGGCCGGCGCGTATTCAGAATGATGATGCTTCCGTAGCACAGGCCATTCCTCAGTTTTGGGGGGATAATTTCCCCACGGGCTTAAATCTGATTCATGCTGATGCAGATGGCAATGGTGCCGTGAATATCTTTGATTTCTTTACCTGGGTGGAAAACTTTGGGATTATTCATGATTTTGTTACGCCCTTGGAATTGTCCCCTAATGAGATAGATGCTCCTTCGGCTATTCGCTGGAATAATGGGGCGGCCTTGTTACCAATGACCAGTAATGGAACCGCTGAGATACCTATTGATTTTATTATCGACAACCTTCAGCAAGTCAACGGTGCTGCATTCCGAATAAAATATCACCCCCCCTGTTTTTCTTCCGTCAATTTTTCGTCGACCAACAATTGGCTCAAAGCAGATGGGAATGGTATAAGTTTGCAAAACACGGCTCCCGGTGAGATCAATATTGGAATGACTCGCTTGGGAAATAATCCTGTTAATGGTGGTGGCACGGGAGGCACACTCAGTATTATCATCATCAGTGATATGGTTGACCTCCTCGAGACGGCTCCCGACACCATGTCTACCTGGCTGAAAATTGAGGGTATGCAATTAATGGATGGTCATCTTGATCCTATTCCTATATCAGTAGATTCTTTCGAAATAAAACTCTACCGTCCTGGTGTCATTGCGGGAGCCAAGGAGCCACTCAATGAACTAGGCGCAAGACTCTATCCCAATCCTAGTAATGGCCCTTTTTCCGTCAGCGCAGCTCACCCTATTGAAGAACTTACTATTTTCGATGGCTTGGGAAGAGTTGTCTACTATGAGTACCTGCTAAGCCCTAGAAAGTCGTGGGAATTGCCGGAGTTGAATTTGGAAAAAGGGTATTACCATGTCAAAATCGAAGGCGCTCAGGGGATTTCTTTA